In Lathyrus oleraceus cultivar Zhongwan6 chromosome 2, CAAS_Psat_ZW6_1.0, whole genome shotgun sequence, the DNA window ttgttgtaaccgtgcatatcccgtacgcccttttttgtacggatacgtgggttttgatgcccttttccgatttttgtcgcttacttcctggataaaaaagtttaaggcatattagaaccaagtaacttaacaattgtataataccataattaatagacattacatggaatttttcgtttcttcgtttggcgacaaagttatcccattcttcggctgaaataatctccgcatacttcattggccgttctgcttcaacaaattttccttcctcatccttgagaaatttgttggacaaaaaggatcgatatcctcggagtctttttccggccaattgaatacaatatttttgccggctttcatcgatgtgaaaggatctctaaaaaacatacacatggagtgtgttattataagtaatattataacaatatatggtcaacaaatagtcaacaaaaaaaacatataacaatatatggtaagtacctgtatctcggaccatattttttctttgccaaccttcaatttcaaacttctccaattatcacatgtaatcggaatatgttgttgaacaaggaaaccaatgtaacttgccaacattgaaccgttaggctcaattagttggtcttcagcactccaatgtacttcgaatttttcacccttgtctcttgcacgaatgattgacttcataacagtcaatcctcgtttgatttctttttcaacattgttacgtgatccactcgcgtcatgggtatcgtcttggttagccattttatctgtaatatagaaatgattcaataagacccaagtaagacaatgatcatattcgtgaagctacacaaaaaacacattcatataccttccatttctctcatgttacaacaatctaaactctctctttttttatcattattgaatacaaactcacacacacctactgcatacaaaagaccaatgcaaacttatggtgtttggaacataaacaaacttgcatccataatcatcaaacttccaagcacaagctcaaacacactccaaatgacatcagttttcaatcagaaataaaaaaccttacaacaaggtgctcatgaacaccatatagtgctcgtttgccctaaacaacattaatcaacataatgcacaaaatgtaaaactcagtttagaaaatgccctaatcaaacacctgaagaaagtgaacggtagcgatggagaagagaaataccttcaaggtgacggtaacgatggagaagaaagtgaacagcgacggtggacgcagataactcagtgaacgtgaacgcagcagcagaaaaaggcgacgacgacgacgacggtgagggagggagaacgaacagaggacgagagtaatcgtagtagagagtaatcgcagtagagagaaaacccagttacgtaaacgaaatagcatatagagagggaaaataaagagacatgcagtatatgttataattttaatgtttactaaaggggaccttagaggacgcttgtgtaaaaaaagcgccctctaaagggggcctaagagggcgctctctaaggctttccaaaagcgccttataaactggaaatgtacatggacttagagagcgcttttttaaaagcgccctctaaggatacccttagagggcgctttcataaacgcgccctctattggtgtccctccatttcctcattattttttcgcttcactttagagggcgctttgttacaaaagcgccctctaaagtgcgctgtctattccagttgttcgctccttattttttctcttcactttagagtgcgcttctttaagaaagcgccctctaagatgcgctgtctattccagtttttggcgtagtgtttaTCAATAGTGAAGTTGACTTGTCGGACAAGTTACTTCATTAATCTCTAATATCTTCTTATGTTGAACAATATTAACAATACTACGTACCAATGTCTATTGTAATGCTCTCAATTCAAGTTAATGAAGTAACTTGGTTCAGAGTAAAAAAAAAGGAGCACATCAATCACTATAAAGCTTGAATAATATTAGAAAATATAGACATGACTTTTTCTCTACCTTGACGGGTGGGTCATTAATTGAGCACATTATTTCCTGTACTTAGTCCATAACCTCTGTATCCCGTTCCCCTTGACCTATCATATGGTTATCCTTATACTATAAATTCACTCTTGTATGTCCATAGTTTTCCTCATCCCTCTTTTCCTTTCCATTTTTTTTTCTAGTACCATTCTTTCAAAAATATAATCATGTTTCGTACTATATTGTTTGCATGTCATGAATTTCTTAATATGAAAATCTCAGATGAAAAATTAACAGAAAAACTCAAAGACACAAAGGCAATAATATACAAAGAAGAATTGGCCAATGCAAAGCTGAGAAGGAAGGCAGTAATGAAAAGTGTGAGGTTTATGGATTCAGAACGAGATGCTCTTTTGGAAAAAGACGAAAAGAAGGAGTTGATGAAAGGAAGACGAAGCTGCAACAGTGATTGTAGTAGTGGtattgatgaatttggagaaaGAGAAAAGATGAATATTAGAGTAAAGGTAAAGATGACAAAGGAAGAAGCTGCTAAATTTCTGTCAAAATTTAAATGCAAGGAAGGAGGAATTCTTCCAATCAAGGATGTTGCTCCTCAGCTTCTGGCTCTCCCACTCGACAGATTTACCATTCTGCCACTTGAACCAACGACGTATACATAAATAGATATTCTAGTTGTAGTTACTAGTTAGTATAGTATGTGTGTGACCCTTGTGTTATGATTTAGATATATTTAAGAAAGATTTATTTGGGTTGGAAAAAATTGTTGCCACATAAGGTTTGTTGTTTCCTCCTATATATTTAATCATAATTTTAAAATACAAATGTGAGTTTTAATTATACAAACAATTTGATAATATTGTTCAAGTCAATAATTATTGATTTTCTTGATTCATGAACACATTCTATGCCAAATTGTTCATGGTTCATTAAGTATGAGCAGGTGCGGATTAGCTAAGTCCAGATAGAATTTGAAAATCTAAATCTGATGTGATCAAAACATTCCCGGTTCAAGTTATATGTTACTTGCCATAAGCTTATGTTTTTTGGATTGCATATGACCTTTTGGAAGTGTAGTTTGATCTATTAGGATACTTAACTAAAACATTCTTTCTCTCTTAATTAAAATAAAAGGTCTCTTAATACTTATCCCCTTTAAAATTAAGTAAACTTAAAGCGGACAAAGTAGAAACTATTTCATCTTATCTTCTAATTTCCACATAGCATATTTAAAGATGGCTCATAGACACTtaattttcataataaacttttaggtttaaaaaaaaagtttaaaaaaaaaaatctttttttattttaagaAAAGAAATTTATAAAAATTTGTCTGATTTAAATACACTTTTAATCTCTttattttgataatttttaacttttaatgataagacattattttttttaatataaatattttttcATTCCAAAAACAAATAAGTACATCCGATCACAAGGTCTTTATAGTCGACTATATCAAAATGTCCAATGTTTACAGAGGTCTTTATCATCGTCGATGGAGAATGGTGTAGTGTCAGTAAACGTCTacacactacgccaaataagggaaaagagggcgcttattttggcctataacagcgcttttaagcgccctctaaagtggcgctggcataggtaaagacagcgctttgttttcctggagaaagcgctgtctaaagtggccctttaagggccacattatagtgcgctttcagaaaaaagcgccctctggagtggtccataaagggacaccttagagggcgctttctagaaaaagcgccctctaaagttgtcaatgtaaagtgtttagagggcgctttctggaaaaagcgccctctaaagttgtcaatgtaaagtgtttagagggcgctttctggacaaagcgccctctaaagttgtcaatgtaaaatgtttagagggcgcttcctacataaagcgccctctaaagtgttaagcgccctctaaagttgtcaatgtaaagtgtttagagggcgctttctggataaagcgccctctaaagttgtcaatgtaaaatgtttagagggcgcttcctacagaaagcaccctctaaagtgttagttattttaaaaaaatttgtttgaaaaacagtggatatttaattggtaacctgttcgcatgctgcaaaagtgtaaaattcatattgatttcatcctttaatccaatgttatacaccattaatccattgatatatacaacatgaatccatttatatacaacattaatcctccatatatacaacataatatatgattctttgatcaacaatatacaacaacatattcatgagttagtaaaagtacaacaacaatatacaacatatata includes these proteins:
- the LOC127121588 gene encoding uncharacterized protein LOC127121588, which produces MFRTILFACHEFLNMKISDEKLTEKLKDTKAIIYKEELANAKLRRKAVMKSVRFMDSERDALLEKDEKKELMKGRRSCNSDCSSGIDEFGEREKMNIRVKVKMTKEEAAKFLSKFKCKEGGILPIKDVAPQLLALPLDRFTILPLEPTTYT